A single window of Chloracidobacterium sp. DNA harbors:
- a CDS encoding aminodeoxychorismate/anthranilate synthase component II: MLLVIDNYDSFTYNLVQYLGEMGTEMRIFRNDEVTIDAVESELRPERILISPGPGTPDDAGITLGVIERFAGKVPILGVCLGHQAIGQHFGGTVMRAPEPVHGKPVEILHDGKTIFNEIPNRFAAGRYHSLIVDRKELPDCMEISAESPDGLIMGLRHREWRVEGVQFHPESILTEHGRTLLRNFLEL; the protein is encoded by the coding sequence ATGTTGCTCGTCATCGATAATTACGATTCATTCACCTACAACCTCGTGCAGTATTTGGGCGAGATGGGTACGGAGATGCGCATTTTTCGCAATGACGAAGTAACCATTGATGCTGTCGAAAGCGAACTTCGGCCCGAACGGATATTGATCTCGCCCGGCCCCGGAACTCCGGATGATGCCGGCATCACGCTCGGAGTCATCGAGAGATTTGCGGGCAAAGTGCCCATATTAGGCGTCTGTCTCGGCCATCAGGCGATCGGACAGCATTTTGGCGGTACCGTTATGCGGGCCCCCGAACCGGTTCATGGCAAACCGGTCGAGATACTACACGACGGCAAAACCATCTTCAATGAAATTCCGAACCGTTTCGCTGCCGGGCGCTATCACTCGCTGATAGTCGATCGGAAGGAGTTGCCCGATTGTATGGAAATATCTGCCGAGTCGCCCGATGGATTGATAATGGGTTTGCGCCATCGAGAATGGAGGGTCGAGGGCGTGCAGTTTCACCCTGAGTCGATCCTCACTGAACACGGCCGGACGCTTTTGCGTAATTTCCTTGAACTTTGA
- the trpD gene encoding anthranilate phosphoribosyltransferase, which translates to MEVKKTDWVRSASATATNTKADTPLFPFLTRLIRGEDLSTAESAAFFNALTDSEANQAQIAGALTALTIKGETQEELAGMASIMRKHSIKVKSSKKNVVDITGTGSSTAKTFNISTAAALVAAGAGLSIAKQSNKGGMSSSGSADVLAEFGVKIANEPAEAEMMLSGVGLCFLYAAKFHPALGRIGTVRGSLGIRTCLNLLGMIANPVNVDRHLIGVWHSSLVEPIAGALSLLNAEKAWVVHGCDGLDEITATGETLICEAVRGSIRTFSVSPKDFGLKRGKIDHLRTKTAEGSAEIIRAVLASKRRDEARTLIVMNAAAALVVGGLADEPMHAARMAEQSIDSGQAQNKLDRMIQTSNKK; encoded by the coding sequence ATGGAAGTAAAAAAGACCGATTGGGTGAGATCCGCATCCGCGACGGCGACAAACACAAAGGCTGACACGCCGCTGTTTCCTTTCCTAACTCGCTTGATTCGCGGTGAAGATCTCTCGACCGCTGAATCCGCTGCTTTTTTTAACGCTCTCACCGATTCCGAAGCCAATCAGGCACAGATCGCCGGGGCATTGACCGCGTTGACGATCAAGGGAGAAACGCAAGAAGAACTGGCTGGAATGGCGAGCATAATGCGTAAGCATTCGATCAAGGTCAAATCTTCAAAAAAGAACGTTGTTGATATTACCGGCACGGGTTCTTCTACCGCAAAAACATTTAACATCTCGACTGCGGCCGCATTGGTTGCCGCCGGTGCGGGCCTTTCGATCGCCAAACAGAGCAATAAGGGCGGGATGAGCAGTTCTGGCAGTGCGGATGTACTTGCGGAGTTTGGCGTTAAGATCGCGAACGAACCCGCTGAGGCCGAAATGATGCTGAGCGGCGTCGGTCTGTGCTTTCTCTACGCGGCCAAATTTCATCCCGCGTTGGGACGTATTGGTACGGTCCGCGGTAGCCTCGGCATCAGGACGTGTCTCAACTTGCTCGGCATGATCGCCAATCCGGTTAACGTTGATCGCCATTTGATCGGCGTTTGGCATTCGTCGTTGGTCGAACCGATTGCCGGAGCACTATCGCTATTAAATGCTGAAAAAGCGTGGGTCGTCCACGGATGTGACGGTCTCGACGAGATAACCGCGACGGGCGAGACCTTGATCTGTGAGGCTGTCAGAGGCTCGATCCGGACGTTTTCGGTCTCGCCAAAGGACTTTGGCCTTAAGCGCGGAAAGATCGATCATTTGCGGACAAAAACGGCGGAAGGGAGTGCTGAGATAATTCGTGCAGTACTGGCCAGCAAACGACGCGATGAGGCCCGGACGTTGATAGTGATGAATGCCGCGGCCGCTCTCGTGGTCGGCGGCCTTGCCGACGAACCGATGCACGCAGCTCGAATGGCCGAGCAGAGCATCGACAGCGGCCAAGCTCAGAATAAACTAGATCGAATGATCCAAACCTCTAACAAAAAATAA
- the lpxK gene encoding tetraacyldisaccharide 4'-kinase has translation MPLGWIYGKIADIRNAKFDRGKLPTRELGVRTISIGNITAGGTGKTPLVILTCQLLAARGKRVCVLTRGYGRKDVKTRVVVSNGKKLLSDTLNAGDEPVEIAKRLLGKAVVVADADRVAAAEWARGEYGVTSFVLDDGFQHRYAKRDVDIVCIDALDPFGRGKMLPFGRLREPLHNLKRADAIVITRSDLGGDIAVIKAKIREHNPDCPIFTARTKAADLQLIDRFLVDGAQGTAATDIDFRSLAHAKAFAFCGIGKPAAFFEQLRHDNYQMAGTYSFADHYVYSQDDANAIDAKALAAGAGFLLTTPKDGVKLAALKFSIPCFVVISELVLEDRDSFAALL, from the coding sequence ATGCCTCTCGGTTGGATATACGGAAAGATAGCAGATATTAGAAATGCTAAGTTCGATCGGGGCAAGCTTCCGACCCGCGAATTGGGTGTTCGCACCATCAGCATTGGCAATATCACTGCCGGCGGCACCGGCAAGACACCGCTCGTCATTTTAACGTGCCAGTTGCTAGCCGCGAGAGGAAAACGAGTGTGCGTTCTGACTCGCGGTTATGGGCGTAAAGATGTCAAAACCCGTGTCGTCGTCTCCAACGGGAAAAAGCTACTTTCTGACACATTAAACGCCGGCGACGAACCGGTTGAGATAGCCAAACGTCTGCTCGGAAAAGCGGTCGTTGTCGCCGACGCTGATCGTGTCGCTGCGGCGGAGTGGGCACGGGGCGAGTATGGAGTTACGTCGTTTGTATTGGACGACGGCTTTCAGCACCGCTACGCCAAACGCGATGTGGACATCGTCTGCATCGACGCACTCGATCCATTTGGACGCGGCAAGATGCTGCCATTTGGCCGACTCCGCGAACCCCTCCACAATCTTAAGCGAGCTGATGCTATAGTGATCACCCGCTCGGACCTTGGCGGTGATATTGCCGTAATCAAGGCCAAGATCCGGGAGCACAATCCGGACTGCCCCATTTTTACGGCCAGGACAAAGGCCGCTGACCTACAACTGATCGACAGGTTTCTCGTGGATGGAGCTCAAGGAACGGCGGCAACGGATATCGATTTTCGGAGCCTGGCTCACGCTAAGGCATTTGCGTTTTGCGGCATTGGCAAGCCGGCAGCATTTTTCGAGCAACTGCGGCACGATAATTATCAAATGGCGGGAACCTATTCTTTCGCCGACCATTACGTTTATAGCCAAGACGACGCGAACGCTATCGACGCGAAGGCATTGGCGGCGGGGGCGGGATTTTTGTTAACAACACCGAAGGACGGCGTAAAACTCGCGGCTCTTAAGTTTTCAATCCCGTGCTTTGTGGTAATAAGTGAGCTAGTACTAGAAGACCGCGATTCATTCGCGGCCCTTCTCTAA
- a CDS encoding AI-2E family transporter, protein MSEKELLEEELKPSFLRLGDKANSSQSVVLDPSSPSIMSIARVVIVTLILVGIASYLQNVISSLTYLFFLVVLSVFFAYLIDPIVKLIRKPFKFASIERFMPRSLAIGIAYVVVFAGVGVAISNIAPRVIEQGKEFGTNLPAYTKAIQQQANQLNQRFDRLKIPDEVQAKINEKVTSFGEASTLTLGSFVLSSVTFVPWLLLIPILAFFFLKDVNLLRLGVLRAFPAGRWRFRAEMVMQDVNTTLAAYTRAQLISCFLIGLICTSGFYLLGLKYALLLGILAGIFEFVPLLGPASIGLIVILTAAASDDPWKALYSAIFLVVLRIIHDYVTYPRIVRGGIHLHPLVIILSVLAGEQVAGIPGVFLAIPIVAILTVFYRHVLEHHGRRGLISGLIDEDGRMPEENI, encoded by the coding sequence ATGTCTGAAAAGGAATTACTTGAAGAAGAATTGAAGCCAAGTTTTCTGCGGTTGGGTGATAAGGCTAACTCTTCCCAAAGCGTGGTGCTTGATCCGTCATCGCCATCGATAATGTCGATTGCTCGGGTCGTCATTGTAACGCTGATCCTGGTCGGTATAGCGAGCTACCTCCAAAATGTCATTTCATCGCTTACTTACCTTTTCTTTCTCGTTGTGCTTTCTGTATTTTTCGCGTATCTGATCGACCCCATTGTTAAACTGATCCGCAAGCCCTTTAAGTTCGCGTCGATCGAACGGTTCATGCCGCGTTCGTTGGCGATCGGGATCGCCTACGTTGTTGTTTTCGCCGGGGTCGGCGTTGCTATTTCAAATATCGCACCACGGGTGATCGAACAGGGGAAAGAATTTGGCACCAATCTCCCTGCATACACAAAAGCGATACAGCAACAGGCTAACCAATTAAATCAACGATTTGACCGATTGAAAATCCCTGACGAGGTTCAGGCAAAGATTAACGAAAAGGTCACGTCTTTTGGAGAGGCGAGCACTCTAACGCTTGGAAGTTTCGTTTTGTCGTCGGTGACATTTGTGCCGTGGTTGTTGCTGATACCGATACTTGCGTTCTTTTTTCTGAAGGATGTTAACCTACTTCGACTCGGCGTATTGCGGGCGTTCCCGGCCGGACGTTGGCGGTTTAGAGCGGAAATGGTGATGCAAGACGTAAATACGACGCTAGCCGCATATACGCGGGCTCAGCTTATTTCGTGCTTTCTCATTGGACTGATCTGCACATCCGGCTTTTATCTATTGGGGCTGAAATATGCTCTTCTACTCGGAATTCTCGCGGGTATATTTGAATTTGTCCCGCTGCTCGGGCCCGCGTCGATCGGTTTGATCGTGATCTTGACTGCGGCGGCGTCCGATGACCCGTGGAAGGCACTTTACTCGGCGATCTTTCTGGTTGTATTGCGGATAATCCACGATTATGTGACCTACCCGCGTATTGTCCGCGGAGGTATCCATCTTCACCCACTGGTCATTATTCTCTCAGTACTCGCAGGCGAGCAGGTCGCGGGTATTCCCGGAGTTTTCTTGGCTATTCCGATAGTCGCTATACTGACGGTGTTCTATCGCCACGTTCTCGAGCATCACGGACGACGCGGCCTTATTTCCGGACTCATCGACGAAGATGGCCGAATGCCAGAGGAGAATATCTAA
- a CDS encoding alpha/beta fold hydrolase encodes MYPKGNLDIPASHGHLEAIVKEPHSPRQGVGVVCHPHPLGGGTMHNKVVFRAAAGMLDAGLLTVKFNFRGVGGSTGVHNEIEGGREDVGDVLEYVEQQYPGEDLTLAGFSFGSRTGLEVGFDDPKVKRLISIGTPIDKYGDYDFLIGLRKPILFIHGDQDEFGSLKNLRPLIDEVAKTADTELVVFENCGHFFDEHLNELREAIRSWVITKLTEAQASREA; translated from the coding sequence ATGTATCCAAAAGGCAACCTTGATATACCAGCGTCCCACGGTCACCTTGAAGCGATCGTTAAAGAACCGCACAGCCCACGTCAAGGTGTCGGCGTAGTGTGCCATCCGCACCCGCTCGGCGGCGGCACGATGCACAATAAAGTCGTTTTTCGGGCGGCGGCGGGAATGCTCGACGCGGGACTTCTAACCGTAAAATTTAACTTTCGCGGCGTGGGCGGATCAACGGGCGTCCACAATGAGATCGAAGGCGGCCGCGAAGATGTCGGCGACGTGCTCGAGTACGTTGAACAGCAATATCCGGGCGAAGACCTGACGCTTGCGGGCTTTTCGTTCGGTTCGCGGACCGGACTGGAGGTCGGGTTTGACGACCCGAAGGTCAAACGCCTCATTTCGATCGGGACGCCTATCGACAAATACGGTGATTACGATTTTCTGATCGGATTGCGAAAGCCGATCTTGTTCATTCACGGCGACCAAGACGAATTTGGCTCCCTTAAGAATCTCCGGCCGCTGATCGACGAGGTCGCAAAGACCGCGGACACAGAACTCGTCGTCTTTGAGAATTGCGGACATTTTTTTGATGAGCATTTGAATGAATTGCGCGAGGCGATACGGTCGTGGGTAATAACTAAACTAACCGAAGCTCAGGCGAGCAGAGAAGCTTAA
- a CDS encoding acyl-CoA thioesterase, which translates to MPRDTNAHGTVFGGVILSYIDVAGGVEAVRHTKHNRFVTVAMKEVIFHEPVFIGDLVSFYAETMKVGNTSISIHVVVEAERFGSPGVIAKVTEAEMTFVAIDEARKKVRIGG; encoded by the coding sequence ATGCCGCGAGATACCAATGCTCACGGAACCGTCTTTGGCGGCGTGATATTGAGTTATATCGACGTCGCCGGTGGTGTCGAGGCAGTTCGCCACACAAAACACAACCGATTTGTTACCGTCGCGATGAAAGAGGTGATCTTTCACGAACCCGTTTTCATCGGTGATCTTGTCAGTTTTTATGCGGAGACAATGAAGGTTGGAAATACATCGATCAGTATCCACGTCGTCGTCGAAGCCGAACGCTTCGGATCGCCGGGTGTGATCGCTAAGGTCACTGAGGCCGAAATGACCTTTGTTGCCATTGACGAAGCCCGTAAAAAGGTGAGGATCGGAGGTTAA
- the truA gene encoding tRNA pseudouridine(38-40) synthase TruA yields MPTWKLEVEYEGTRYRGWQMQHNAKSIQGELMEVTRQLFVSKVDLFGAGWTDAGVHALRQIVHVKVPELSVNLTPRQIQFGFNDLLPHDINVIKVMNAPDDFHARHDAVQQYYLYQISTRRTAFGKNLVWWIKDNLDAKAMCEAAKMLVGKHDFRSFCETEEGKNKSTFVDVSHADVFTDGDLICFRIGASQFLWKMVRRIVGMLAEVGRGNTTYDAFERLLRFESNVPAQFTAPPSGLFLEKVLYKGDSPPRDRRAAFTLG; encoded by the coding sequence ATGCCAACCTGGAAACTCGAGGTCGAATACGAAGGAACGCGCTACCGCGGGTGGCAGATGCAGCACAATGCCAAGTCGATTCAGGGCGAACTGATGGAAGTAACACGACAACTATTCGTGTCAAAGGTCGACCTCTTTGGAGCCGGATGGACTGATGCTGGCGTCCACGCCCTGCGCCAGATCGTACACGTCAAGGTACCCGAATTGTCCGTCAATCTAACGCCGCGGCAGATCCAATTCGGATTTAACGACCTGCTGCCACACGACATCAACGTCATCAAGGTGATGAACGCCCCGGACGATTTTCACGCCCGTCACGATGCTGTCCAACAATACTATCTTTATCAAATTTCAACGCGGCGGACGGCGTTCGGCAAAAATCTCGTCTGGTGGATCAAGGACAACCTTGATGCCAAAGCGATGTGTGAAGCTGCAAAAATGCTTGTCGGAAAGCACGATTTTCGTTCGTTTTGCGAAACGGAAGAGGGCAAGAATAAATCGACGTTCGTTGACGTCAGTCATGCAGATGTATTTACCGATGGCGATTTGATCTGTTTTCGCATCGGCGCAAGCCAATTTTTATGGAAAATGGTCCGGCGGATAGTCGGAATGCTCGCAGAGGTCGGCCGCGGTAATACTACGTATGATGCGTTCGAGCGATTGTTGAGGTTTGAGTCGAACGTCCCGGCTCAGTTTACCGCTCCACCTTCAGGGCTATTCCTTGAAAAGGTATTATATAAGGGCGATTCGCCGCCAAGGGATCGCCGGGCGGCGTTTACGCTGGGTTAA
- a CDS encoding (2Fe-2S)-binding protein: MPHIIAETATGTISFEAIVGQKLVLALEDNGVDILHRCGGNARCTTCRVELIVGDAGEMGPNEQAILSTKEGLNENTRLSCQIRVNGDMEVKVINQASVAGIEPGTRPED; the protein is encoded by the coding sequence ATGCCACATATTATTGCCGAGACGGCAACAGGCACTATTTCGTTTGAGGCCATCGTCGGCCAAAAGCTCGTTTTGGCACTTGAGGACAACGGTGTCGATATTTTGCACCGCTGCGGCGGGAACGCACGTTGTACGACCTGCCGCGTGGAATTGATCGTCGGTGACGCGGGCGAAATGGGCCCTAATGAGCAAGCGATCCTCTCGACAAAAGAGGGGCTCAATGAGAATACTCGGCTTTCGTGCCAGATCAGAGTCAATGGCGATATGGAAGTCAAGGTTATCAATCAGGCGAGCGTCGCCGGGATCGAACCCGGAACACGGCCGGAAGACTAA
- the sodN gene encoding superoxide dismutase, Ni, whose translation MFEKLKERIVPILETAEAHCDGPCGVYDPASARIAAEAAVSMTKKLVDLKAPDGSDAKASIAYHNTFSRYVTIKEEQADIAKKELLILWTDYFKPVHLEKFPNLHDTFWKAAKLCSSVKVEVSLEHATELMDAIKDIHDIFWSSKDLNVEWYTAS comes from the coding sequence ATGTTTGAAAAACTGAAAGAGCGAATTGTTCCGATTTTAGAAACAGCCGAAGCACATTGCGACGGACCGTGCGGCGTATATGACCCGGCTTCCGCCCGGATCGCCGCCGAGGCGGCCGTGTCGATGACTAAAAAACTCGTCGACCTCAAAGCGCCGGACGGCTCCGATGCGAAAGCGTCAATCGCATATCACAATACATTTTCACGCTACGTCACGATCAAAGAGGAACAGGCGGACATTGCAAAGAAAGAGTTGCTGATCCTCTGGACCGATTATTTCAAGCCGGTTCACCTCGAAAAATTTCCAAACCTGCACGACACGTTCTGGAAAGCCGCCAAGCTCTGTTCGTCGGTCAAGGTCGAGGTCAGCCTCGAACACGCCACCGAATTGATGGACGCTATCAAAGATATCCACGACATTTTCTGGTCGTCGAAAGACCTTAACGTCGAGTGGTACACGGCGTCATAG
- the sodX gene encoding nickel-type superoxide dismutase maturation protease yields the protein MNGTLRKSTWQERLRFYSGFYFGFPRLRQLKIQGNSMSPTIEDGEIVLYVPRVEVKVGDIVLMPHPFKKSVKIVKRLSEIHPGGRLTLVGDNPAESTDSRTFGTISINSVQGRIECKW from the coding sequence ATGAATGGCACTTTGCGAAAGTCGACCTGGCAGGAACGCTTACGATTTTACTCCGGTTTCTATTTTGGATTTCCGAGGTTGCGGCAGCTCAAGATTCAGGGAAACTCGATGTCGCCAACAATCGAGGATGGCGAGATCGTACTGTACGTTCCGCGAGTAGAGGTGAAGGTCGGGGACATTGTCCTGATGCCGCACCCCTTTAAGAAAAGCGTTAAGATCGTAAAGCGGCTCAGCGAGATCCATCCCGGTGGCAGGTTGACGCTCGTTGGCGACAACCCGGCCGAGAGCACCGACAGTCGCACTTTCGGGACGATTTCGATAAACTCAGTTCAAGGACGCATCGAGTGCAAGTGGTGA
- the lipA gene encoding lipoyl synthase has protein sequence MIEEKVLIQKFVNRKGRERLKKPDWLKIKLGDPSNQNAVLNLIDGLNLHTVCQEAKCPNIFECWTDKTATFMLGGDTCTRHCGFCAVNKGKPMDLDPMEPTHVAEAVKHLDLKHAVITSVNRDDLADGGSMHWAETITKVREFSPDCKVEVLIPDFNGDEIALNNVLNARPDVLNHNTETIARLYRRVRPDAKYAQTLELLERSANWRDTVQPSMKTKSGIMAGLGEGFEEVVELMKDLRSVSCDIMTIGQYLQPYEKRLPVERYVTPDEFAEWKRIGLDLGFKHVESSPLTRSSYHAREQTESK, from the coding sequence ATGATCGAAGAAAAGGTACTGATTCAGAAATTTGTTAATCGTAAAGGTCGTGAGCGGCTCAAGAAGCCCGATTGGCTCAAGATCAAGCTCGGCGATCCGTCAAATCAGAACGCCGTTTTGAATCTCATCGACGGGCTAAATCTTCACACGGTCTGCCAGGAGGCCAAATGTCCAAATATTTTTGAGTGCTGGACCGACAAGACCGCAACATTTATGCTCGGTGGCGACACCTGCACGCGGCATTGCGGCTTTTGTGCGGTCAATAAAGGCAAGCCGATGGACCTAGACCCGATGGAGCCGACCCACGTCGCTGAGGCTGTCAAACATCTAGATCTCAAACACGCCGTCATTACTTCGGTAAATCGTGACGACCTCGCCGACGGCGGTTCGATGCACTGGGCAGAGACGATCACTAAGGTTCGAGAATTTAGTCCCGACTGTAAGGTCGAGGTTCTCATCCCTGATTTCAACGGCGACGAGATCGCCCTAAATAATGTGCTCAACGCTCGACCCGACGTTCTCAACCACAACACCGAGACCATCGCCCGGCTTTACCGTCGCGTCCGCCCCGACGCAAAGTACGCCCAAACGCTCGAATTGCTCGAACGGTCGGCAAACTGGCGTGACACCGTTCAGCCGTCGATGAAGACGAAAAGCGGCATTATGGCCGGTCTCGGTGAGGGCTTTGAAGAGGTCGTCGAACTGATGAAAGACCTCCGTTCGGTCTCGTGCGATATTATGACCATCGGCCAGTACCTCCAGCCTTACGAAAAACGTCTGCCCGTCGAGCGATACGTCACACCGGACGAGTTCGCCGAGTGGAAGCGAATTGGGCTCGATTTAGGTTTTAAGCACGTCGAATCATCGCCGCTGACTAGGTCTTCATATCACGCCCGAGAACAGACCGAGAGCAAATAA
- a CDS encoding bacterioferritin has translation MNQAEKQNAIEVLNKILELELAGVVRYTHYALMVFGYNRIPIVSWLQSNGDESLMHARKAGEFVTMLGGHPSLRIGPLLETEKHDIGDILRESLEQESTTLAAYYELLKLSEGNSVALEEYAREMILLEEMHLDEVNKMLRKPGEIEPFSE, from the coding sequence ATGAACCAAGCTGAAAAACAAAATGCGATCGAGGTTCTAAACAAGATCCTCGAATTGGAATTAGCCGGGGTTGTGCGTTATACGCATTATGCGTTGATGGTTTTCGGGTATAACCGGATACCGATCGTCTCGTGGCTGCAGAGCAATGGCGACGAGTCGCTAATGCACGCTCGCAAGGCAGGCGAGTTTGTCACGATGCTGGGCGGACATCCGAGTCTGAGGATCGGCCCTCTACTTGAAACCGAGAAGCACGATATCGGCGACATCCTGCGCGAAAGTCTGGAGCAGGAAAGTACGACTCTCGCGGCATACTACGAGCTACTCAAGCTGTCCGAGGGCAACTCGGTTGCGCTCGAGGAATACGCCCGAGAAATGATCCTGCTCGAGGAAATGCATCTGGACGAGGTCAACAAGATGCTTCGCAAACCGGGTGAGATCGAGCCATTTTCTGAATGA
- a CDS encoding GNAT family N-acetyltransferase, translated as MKLIAETQRLVIREMDSAVDAEFIFAILNTPKFIRFIGDRGVRSVEQAEDFIEDRYRQSYREHGFGLWTVTLKHGVQIGMCGFVKRPHLDHADLGFAFLPDYERQGFGFESASAILKVGKEELNFSTVLAITSLENKASGNLLKKLNFNFNGIETMPDGEQLKIFSTTL; from the coding sequence ATGAAGTTGATCGCCGAAACTCAGCGTTTAGTTATTCGCGAAATGGACTCTGCTGTCGATGCAGAGTTCATTTTTGCGATTTTAAATACACCGAAGTTTATACGCTTTATCGGCGATCGAGGCGTTCGAAGCGTTGAACAAGCTGAAGATTTCATCGAAGATCGTTATCGGCAGAGCTATCGCGAGCACGGTTTTGGGTTATGGACAGTAACCCTTAAACACGGCGTGCAGATCGGAATGTGCGGTTTCGTAAAACGACCGCATCTCGACCACGCTGATCTCGGATTTGCATTCCTGCCTGATTACGAACGGCAAGGTTTCGGTTTCGAATCAGCATCGGCAATACTTAAGGTCGGAAAAGAAGAGTTGAATTTTTCTACTGTTTTAGCCATCACTTCACTCGAAAATAAAGCATCAGGCAATTTGCTCAAAAAGCTGAATTTCAATTTTAACGGCATCGAAACGATGCCCGACGGCGAACAACTCAAGATTTTCTCGACGACATTATGA
- the lpxI gene encoding UDP-2,3-diacylglucosamine diphosphatase LpxI (LpxI, functionally equivalent to LpxH, replaces it in LPS biosynthesis in a minority of bacteria.) — translation MNNGINFGLIAGNGQFPFLVLEGARRQGVELSVIAIKEETERSIEESSNDVRWVGIGQLGKMISFFKDRGVSKVIMAGQVKHVQIFSSSMPDMRMVKMLWKLPRRNTNALIGGVAAELAKDGIELVDSTLFIRDHLAGEGVLTKRQPSDLELENIEYGLQIAREIARLDLGQTIVVRGKACVAVEAMEGTDETIKRAGELVRGKLTVIKVAKPEQDMRFDVPVVGVPTIEVMIAAGATCLSITTGKTLIFDGPSMLALADRNKICVVGSPFETFTTNRA, via the coding sequence ATGAATAACGGCATAAATTTTGGGCTGATAGCCGGAAACGGCCAGTTCCCCTTTCTCGTTCTGGAGGGTGCTAGGCGGCAAGGCGTCGAGCTTTCGGTCATCGCCATCAAAGAAGAAACGGAAAGAAGTATCGAAGAAAGCTCGAATGACGTCCGGTGGGTCGGTATTGGCCAACTAGGCAAGATGATCTCGTTTTTCAAGGACCGCGGCGTCTCAAAGGTGATAATGGCCGGCCAAGTCAAGCACGTACAGATTTTTTCAAGTTCGATGCCGGATATGCGGATGGTCAAGATGCTTTGGAAACTACCCAGACGCAACACCAACGCTCTAATTGGCGGCGTGGCCGCTGAACTTGCGAAAGACGGGATCGAATTGGTCGATTCCACGCTTTTCATCCGGGATCACTTAGCGGGTGAAGGTGTGCTAACAAAGCGGCAACCAAGCGATCTTGAGCTAGAGAATATCGAGTATGGGCTGCAGATCGCCCGCGAAATAGCGAGACTTGATCTCGGACAGACGATCGTCGTCCGCGGCAAAGCGTGTGTCGCGGTCGAAGCTATGGAAGGCACGGACGAGACGATCAAACGGGCGGGCGAATTGGTACGTGGCAAACTCACCGTTATCAAGGTGGCCAAGCCCGAGCAGGATATGCGTTTTGATGTTCCCGTAGTCGGTGTACCTACGATCGAAGTAATGATCGCGGCGGGGGCGACCTGTCTTTCGATCACAACCGGCAAAACATTGATATTTGATGGCCCGTCGATGCTCGCCTTAGCTGACCGAAACAAGATATGCGTTGTAGGGTCTCCATTTGAAACCTTTACTACCAATAGGGCGTAA